One Candidatus Cardinium hertigii DNA window includes the following coding sequences:
- the secY gene encoding preprotein translocase subunit SecY: MNKLFQTIKDIYQIKELRVRVRNTFFFLLFFRAGTVVVLPGINMERLSSNVKGMLGLLDSFLGSSFSKASVFALGVAPYISASIVMHLLAIAWPKVQKIQREGEVGRRRIAQITRKLTIFIAIFQSFQYILFTSREGVVAINQTLFMVMAIIILTAGTLFCMWIGEQLTDRGIGNGVTMLIMVGIVSSFPAALYEEARFRGSKGMFVFMLELLLLFFILVVVVAFTQATRKVPIQYAKQLSSSTVYGGQRQYLPFKLNSVGVMPIIFANMLVFLVTLLLRIKWLGGKFAWLMDISNKLQDATSWLYNVLFGLLIILFTFFYTAFTVNPVQIAEDMKRNGSFIPGIASGNATACFLDNVLERITFYSAIFLAVIAVLPLFARMAGLSPNFSQFYGGSALLIMVGSMLEIIQQMESYLLMRRYELIINKGARIR; encoded by the coding sequence ATGAATAAGTTGTTTCAAACCATTAAGGACATATACCAGATAAAGGAGCTAAGGGTCCGAGTAAGGAATACGTTTTTCTTTTTGTTATTTTTTCGTGCAGGCACAGTTGTTGTGTTACCTGGGATAAATATGGAACGCCTTTCTAGCAATGTCAAAGGTATGCTAGGATTGTTAGATAGTTTCTTAGGTTCTTCCTTTAGTAAAGCCTCTGTATTTGCGCTTGGTGTGGCCCCCTATATTTCTGCTTCTATTGTAATGCATCTGTTGGCTATTGCTTGGCCTAAGGTTCAAAAAATACAACGAGAAGGGGAGGTAGGACGGCGTAGAATCGCACAGATTACCCGGAAGCTTACTATTTTTATTGCTATTTTTCAGTCTTTCCAATACATACTGTTTACTTCTAGGGAGGGGGTTGTAGCCATTAATCAGACACTTTTTATGGTTATGGCTATCATTATTTTAACGGCGGGAACGCTGTTTTGTATGTGGATAGGAGAGCAGCTTACAGATAGAGGGATTGGAAATGGTGTTACCATGCTCATTATGGTAGGTATTGTATCTTCTTTCCCGGCTGCTTTGTATGAAGAAGCGCGGTTTCGAGGTAGCAAAGGCATGTTTGTATTTATGTTAGAGCTGTTGCTGTTGTTTTTTATACTGGTTGTAGTAGTTGCTTTTACGCAGGCTACGCGTAAGGTTCCCATTCAGTATGCTAAACAACTAAGCAGTAGTACCGTATATGGCGGGCAGCGTCAATATTTGCCCTTTAAATTAAATAGCGTAGGCGTGATGCCTATTATATTTGCCAATATGTTGGTTTTCCTTGTTACGCTTTTGTTGCGCATCAAATGGCTAGGGGGTAAATTTGCATGGCTTATGGATATAAGCAATAAGCTACAGGATGCTACAAGCTGGCTGTATAATGTTTTATTTGGCTTGTTGATTATTCTTTTTACTTTCTTTTATACGGCTTTTACAGTTAATCCTGTGCAGATAGCAGAGGATATGAAGCGGAATGGTAGTTTTATTCCAGGTATTGCCTCTGGGAATGCTACGGCTTGTTTTTTGGATAATGTGCTGGAGCGCATAACTTTTTATAGTGCTATCTTTTTAGCTGTGATTGCGGTGCTTCCGCTTTTTGCCCGTATGGCTGGCTTAAGTCCGAATTTTTCGCAATTTTATGGAGGATCTGCCCTACTAATCATGGTTGGTTCCATGTTAGAGATTATCCAACAAATGGAAAGCTATTTGTTGATGCGTCGATATGAGTTGATCATCAATAAAGGAGCTAGGATTAGATGA
- the rplO gene encoding 50S ribosomal protein L15, which produces MELHTLQPALGSFKCKKRIGRGQGSGKGGTATRGCKGAQSRTGYKRKFGFEGGQQPLQRRLPKYGFQCPNRKLFTPLNLSTLQALVEKYNVSCIDSIFLRKHRIIGRQEKYKILGDGSLTVKLSVTAHRCSVSALQAIRHIGGEVVILPIYE; this is translated from the coding sequence ATGGAATTACATACGCTACAGCCTGCATTAGGGTCCTTCAAGTGCAAGAAACGGATAGGCAGAGGGCAAGGTTCGGGCAAAGGGGGAACGGCTACGCGTGGTTGTAAGGGAGCTCAGTCGAGAACTGGTTATAAAAGAAAATTCGGTTTTGAGGGAGGGCAGCAGCCCTTACAAAGACGTTTGCCCAAGTATGGGTTTCAATGCCCTAACAGAAAGCTATTTACACCTTTAAATCTTTCTACGTTGCAGGCATTAGTCGAAAAGTATAACGTTTCTTGCATAGATTCTATCTTTTTACGTAAGCATAGGATAATCGGTAGGCAGGAGAAATATAAGATTTTGGGAGATGGTTCCTTAACGGTTAAGCTTTCAGTTACAGCGCACCGTTGTTCCGTTTCTGCTTTGCAAGCCATTCGTCATATTGGTGGAGAAGTTGTTATATTACCTATATATGAATAA
- the rpmD gene encoding 50S ribosomal protein L30 yields MQKIKITQVRSLIKRPKSQKDTMKALGLGRMARCVEHNATPQLLGMVKKINHLVVVEFIN; encoded by the coding sequence ATGCAGAAAATTAAAATTACGCAGGTGCGTAGCCTCATCAAGCGTCCTAAATCCCAAAAGGATACAATGAAAGCGCTTGGATTAGGTCGAATGGCTAGGTGTGTAGAGCACAATGCCACGCCTCAGCTATTAGGTATGGTAAAAAAAATTAACCATTTGGTTGTGGTAGAGTTTATAAATTAA
- the rpsE gene encoding 30S ribosomal protein S5, translated as MIVSGNKLKASDYNLEERVVATHRVTKVVEGGRRFSSSAVVVVGNGNGVVGYGLGKAKELTDAIAKGVEEAKRNLIKIPILRGTIPHDAIGKYGGGRVLIKPAASGTGVIAGGGVRIVLESVGIKNVLSKSQGSSNAHNVVKATFDALVQLRDPLTIAKQRGITLEQLFNG; from the coding sequence ATGATAGTAAGTGGGAACAAGCTCAAGGCTAGTGACTATAACCTTGAGGAGCGTGTGGTAGCCACCCATCGTGTTACCAAAGTAGTAGAGGGGGGGCGTCGTTTCAGCTCTTCTGCGGTGGTAGTAGTAGGTAACGGCAATGGGGTAGTGGGGTATGGGCTGGGCAAAGCAAAGGAATTAACGGATGCCATTGCCAAAGGAGTGGAAGAAGCCAAGCGCAATCTGATTAAGATTCCTATTTTACGTGGAACAATTCCACATGATGCAATAGGGAAGTATGGTGGGGGAAGGGTTTTGATTAAACCGGCTGCTTCCGGTACAGGTGTTATTGCAGGGGGTGGTGTGCGCATTGTGCTGGAGAGTGTAGGCATTAAAAATGTGCTATCCAAGTCGCAAGGTTCTTCTAATGCACATAACGTAGTTAAGGCAACTTTTGATGCTTTAGTACAATTGCGGGATCCTTTAACCATAGCAAAGCAGCGGGGTATCACGTTAGAGCAATTATTTAATGGGTAA